GGCATTCCTTCTGATAAAATCTATTTGGTGGGTGCTTTATCACCCATTTATATCCCGGTCAGTAAATACCTGGTCAGTCCATTTATTGGCTGGTGCGAAGAAGAGCTGGAGTTCAAGCTACAGGAGAGCGAGGTGAAAGACATCTTTCGATGTCCTGTCACGCACATGGTTCAATCCGAATTATTCTCTCACCGCACCTTAAAGACCAGTTATTCTCCTGCTTTGAAGGTAGCCGGTTTTGAACTTGAAGGAACCTGGGTCTGGGGCGCAACAGCAATGATTTTGAGTGAATTCAGACAAGTGATGACTCAGGTCAGCAAATAGAAAGCAATCCATAATGGCACTTGCCCCAAGATCAATGCTTTTGTAATAGGTTTTGAAAAAAAATGTCGGATCTCACCCAAATTCGCGGGTTTGACCACCCTCAACGACAAAGCCGGGATGAATTCTTTTCAATTGGAAGGAATCAATGTATTAACCCAAACCCCTACAATTTACACCCGGATATAATTCCATTGGCCCAACAAAATTTTAAGTAGCTGAGGAGGGGTCGTTTTTATTTCTTAAATATGGATGGAAGATATTTATATATAATATTTTACAATATATAATTATATGGATTACAATTATTATAATTTACATGCCAATCTCCTGAACCCTTCTCATCCATCTCTTGAAATTAAATATGGAAGACTGACCATTTTCAAAACAAAAAAATTTGCAATTCGAAATGAAACCATACATTTGCCCATAAATAGATTTTATGGATAAACAATTGATGATTTTCCGTTTTCCAAAAATCTCCCTTTTTGTCCTACTTTTTGGTGGTTTTATTTCTTTCGGTCCTCTGGACCTATTGGCTCAAAGTTCCTATTCTATCGTTGAGCACAAAATTCAACTGTTTGGTACCTCCAATGTACACGATTGGATTTTGAATGTCGAAAGCACAAAAGGCAGTGGTAATTTCCATATAGAATCCAATCAACTTAAAAAAATCAACCACTTCAAGTTTGAAATACCGGTGTTGAAAATCAAAAGTGAGAGAAAGAGCAAAACCATGGATGAAAAAGTGTACAGTGCCCTCAAGAGCCAAAGTGCGCCATTGATCCAATTCGAATTGAAAGAGATCAAAAATATGATTCCTTCCAATCAAGATCAAATCCTCACTGCAACCGGCATGTTGACCATTGCGGGTGTCAGCAGGACGGAAGATCTGGTCATATTAACCCAAAATAATTCCAACGGACAGATTACTTTCTCGGGTAAGAAAAAGGTATACATGAGAGATTATCAGATTGAGCCACCCAAAGCACTTTTAAATGCACTTACCACTGGAAATGAAGTGGTGGTGGATTTTAAAATCGTCATGAGTAAATCAAATTAATCTTCAAACAAAAAATTTCTACTTTATGAAAAAAATGAAAATCCTTGCGTCTACAGGACTATGCCTTTTATTGGCAGGAACCGTTCATTCACAGAATTCCGACCTTCAATACTTCAGGTCATGGAACAAAAATGGCATCAATGTTTTTGAACCTTCTAAAACAGATGAACAACCAGAATTTACCGGTTTGAAATTGAGAATTGGAGCTGGCTTTAGTCAGGAATTGCAAAGTTTAACCCACTCCAACACGCCGGTATATGTTCCGGAAAGTCAAACCAATCCAATCAACAAAAACCTGTTGTATGGAACCTCGGCAACCGATTCCACAGAAGCGACTTTGAGGGGCTTTAATACCGCCATGGCTAATTTATACATTGACGCCCAATTGGCTGATGGTATAAGGGTCAGTGTTGAATCCTATATGTCTTCCAGACACCACAATGAATTTTGGGTGAAAGGCGGTTATATACAGTTGGACAAATTGCCGATGTTTGGTAATCCTGAATGGTTTAGCAAATATCTTCGTTTGAAATTAGGACATTTCCAACCCAATTTTGGCGACATGCAGTTCAGAAGAACCGATGGTGGAAACTCCATGTTCAATCCATTTGTAGAGAATTATATTTTGGATGCATTCACCACTGAAATCGGTGGAGAGCTTTATGCTTTTCCAATGAAAGGCCTTATGTTGATGGCTGGTATGACAGGAGGTACCCTTCATGGTAATATTGACAATTCCCAGGCCAAACCAGCTCCTTTTACCTTTGATAAGACAGAGACCAAACCCGCATTTCTCGGTAAAATTGCCTACGACAATACGACGAACGATTTTAGATATCGACTTTCATTATCAGCCTATCACAATGCCGGAAGCCCCAATCAAACTCTGTATTATGGTGACAGAGCAGGTTCCCATTATTTTATGGTGATGGAACAAAACCGTTCTACCATTCGTGTAGATGGCATTGATGTAGGAATTGGCCAAAGTACTTACAGAAACAACAAAGATTCCGGAAGATATCTCCCGGTTTTTAATAGCAAAGTCAGCACATTTATGGCCAATGCTTTTCTTAAATACAAAGGTATTGAAGGATTTTTTACTTACGAATCTGCCAGCGGTAGAAGTTGGTTTGAGCCGGGTGATGCAAATCGCAATTGGAGCCAAATTGGAGCTGAACTGGTCTACAGATTTTTGGCCAATGAGCAGTGTTTTGTGGGAGGCAGATATGTATCTGCAAGTGGAAGACCAATTTTTGGTCAATCAGATGTAAGCATTGACAGGATAGCTGTTTCTGCAGGATGGTTCCCATTGGATTATCTAATGATTAAAGCAGAATATGTAACTCAAACTTACAATGATTTTTCAGCTTTTAACCATGAAAACAATGGTAAATTTAGCGGCTTCGTCTTACAGGCTGCTGTCGGATTTTAATTACATTCTTGTGTTGGTATGATATGGACCCTTGTGATTTTGTTGGGTATTTTGAATTCCAACAAAGATTTAGGTGTCTCTTCTAAAAATAACAATTTGCTTTCCGGCTGGATTCACATTCTGCCGGAAAGTAAATTGTCTTTAAGGGGAAAAACGAATCTCAATCAGTACACTTGTCATTGTCAGCCGACCAAATCCACTTTCGAATTTTCCATAGAACAAAAAGAAAACACCTGCATTTTTAAGACGACCCAATTTGCCATCAATACCACGAATTTGGATTGTAAAAACAGATTGTACAATTTCAACATTAAGAAAAGTCTGGAATCCAATAAATATCCAAACATTTACATTCACCTATTGGGTATAAAAGAAACAGGAACACCAAAATATATTTTTCCTTACACCTGGCATCAAATTGAAATTAGTACTTTGGTGATCATACGGGAAAAAGCCCTCATACAAAATGTGCCAGCGTTTGCCTTTAAAATATCAGACAAAAAATACCGTTTGCAGGGAAATCATTTGATGAGCATGAAAGAATATCAGATTTATCCGTCTGACCTCATGTTTGGAATGGTGAAAGTAGATGATGGTGTTGCGTTTCATTTTGACTTTTTGCTGGAGATTAGGTGACCTGTAAAAGAGTATTACTTTCAGAAACCACAATATTTTCCTATACTTTTTATTTTATTCTATAAATCAAACCTGATGAAAAAAAAATATTATAATAACTAAATGAAAATAATTTTTCTAAATTTACTCTTTGCATTGCCATTGGTTGAATTCCCAATTGAAACTGAATTCCAAGAGATAAATCCAAATCAGTACTAAGTCTTCTACTAAAATTTACACTCGAAAACAAGTTGGTCCATTTAAATTTGTTAATTTCAACTGGAGAATTTATAGACGAAAATGGTTTGATCTTATTATCGGTATCGATGGTGTATCCACTTAGTTGCCCACCCATTAAAAATGAAGTACCTAGATCAATGGAAATCCCTGTGCTATTTTTTGATACAAAATATCCAAACTTAATTGGAATTAAAAAATAAGTGTATTTGTTGAACACATTAAAATTCTCTGTCGAATGAATTGTTTTTTCGATTGTGCCTCCATAGTAATAATCAATTCCATTAATATTTTGAACTCTTGCTGAATCACTATAAATGTTAACTCTGCTTGTCGATACATTAGAACCTTTCAAATTAGAAATAAATCTTTGAATTTCAATTCCACTAGTCATAAAGAAATTTGATTTAAAAATTCTGGAAACGGCAACTCCATGTGCGGTTGAATAAAGATATTTCTCTTGACCATGCCTAAGTGCTTGCCAATTTATAGCAGGGTCAAACTGATCATTTCTCCAACCGACCCCACACGCATTTATAAATTGTATGCATAACGCTTTTTTAAACCCATGATTATTGGTAACTGAATGATCAATTTGCTTGCCGAAAGTATCAGAATTGAGAGTGTCCACAAGGGGTAACAAGGATTCTGAATTCTCCAAACTTTCAACATTCAGTGCGTTTATAATTTCCGAATCAAGCTTGTTGAATTCTAATTGTTCTAAATTGAATGAATCGCTCTCCTTTACAACCTTTAAATGATTGATTCCAATTCCTTCTTCTAAATTTGATTTTTGTACTTGTTCTTGCAATAAAAAATCAATGTTCCGCCTATTTGTGAATTTTTCTCCAATCTCACTTTCAAATCCCATTTGTTCTAAATTCTTAAGATTGTTGAAAACAATATTTTTTCCAAAAATATTTTGAGGTACATTTTCTTTTCTAAGGCTAATACTTTCTCCTTCTCCACTCATTTGAGAAAATTGTTCTTCACTTTGCGCATAATTCAATGGATGAATTATCGCCCTTTCTTTATCTAACTTGCTTACGAAGAAAATTGAACTAAGTAGAATGGTAAAAATAGATAAATAAAAAAAAATAAAAAATCTTCTTCTCCTTTTCTTTTTGTCTAAAGCTAAAGAAATATTTTTCCATACTTCTTGGTCATCCCAATTATACTCAAATTTATCTTGTTCATTTAGTTGTCTTTCCGAACTCATAATTTGTTCATTTAATTATTTATTAAATTGACACCATTCTTTTTCAAATGCTTTTCGCGCTCTGCAGATATTACTCCTTACGCTGGATTCCCGTATGTTTAATAATTTGGATAATTCAGAATAACTCAACTCATCAAAAAAATGTAAATTCAATAATACAGCGTGTTTTTCACTTAATTTGTTGATTACCTTTTTGACCTCCT
This window of the Saprospiraceae bacterium genome carries:
- a CDS encoding YceI family protein — protein: MDKQLMIFRFPKISLFVLLFGGFISFGPLDLLAQSSYSIVEHKIQLFGTSNVHDWILNVESTKGSGNFHIESNQLKKINHFKFEIPVLKIKSERKSKTMDEKVYSALKSQSAPLIQFELKEIKNMIPSNQDQILTATGMLTIAGVSRTEDLVILTQNNSNGQITFSGKKKVYMRDYQIEPPKALLNALTTGNEVVVDFKIVMSKSN
- a CDS encoding CoA pyrophosphatase encodes the protein MIEDLGYRLTEPLPGYEAHQEVAPLPHLLREPMPSEHNQASVMILLMGSGNRGFFPLIKRQSHPSDPHTDQIGLPGGKKEISDPNPAFTALRETQEEIGIPSDKIYLVGALSPIYIPVSKYLVSPFIGWCEEELEFKLQESEVKDIFRCPVTHMVQSELFSHRTLKTSYSPALKVAGFELEGTWVWGATAMILSEFRQVMTQVSK